One stretch of Streptomyces sp. NBC_01142 DNA includes these proteins:
- a CDS encoding DUF1203 domain-containing protein translates to MTQALWTALPIEAAVLEELRETDDAGLPCVPYTDEEGGGPLRCCLRPVRAGERIALVSYAPLRRWAAETWAKPGAYDEQGPVFIHADACAGPAAMDGYPFASPGALRVLRRYNAEGRIVGGRLLEIPQTATEAFDQAFTEAFADPEVALVHVRAVEYGCFQFAVGRPQ, encoded by the coding sequence ATGACACAAGCACTGTGGACCGCACTCCCCATCGAAGCAGCCGTTCTCGAGGAGCTCCGCGAAACCGACGACGCCGGGCTTCCCTGCGTCCCGTACACCGACGAGGAGGGCGGCGGTCCGCTGCGCTGCTGTCTGCGGCCCGTCCGGGCCGGGGAGCGGATCGCCCTCGTCTCGTACGCGCCGTTGCGCCGCTGGGCCGCCGAGACCTGGGCCAAGCCGGGCGCGTACGACGAACAGGGACCCGTCTTCATCCACGCCGACGCGTGCGCCGGGCCGGCGGCGATGGACGGCTACCCCTTCGCCAGCCCCGGAGCGCTGCGCGTGCTGCGCCGCTACAACGCCGAGGGCCGTATCGTCGGCGGCCGGCTGCTGGAGATCCCGCAGACGGCCACCGAGGCGTTCGACCAGGCCTTCACGGAGGCCTTCGCCGACCCGGAGGTGGCTCTGGTGCATGTACGCGCCGTCGAGTACGGCTGCTTCCAGTTCGCGGTCGGCCGCCCGCAGTGA
- a CDS encoding MFS transporter codes for MIKSPQLAVLTVAFATFCVVTTEMLPVGLLSPIAAGMRVSDGAAGLTVTLPGLVAAVAAPVLTVVTGKADRRTVLCALTALLAAANLLSALAPSFAVLLAARVLVGVCIGGVWAIAAGLAVRLVPEESAGRATAVIFSGIAVASVLGVPAGTLMGELADWRAAFAATGVLALVLTVLLAAALPPLPAAGPVPLGAVTGLFAEPRIRAGLLVVLLLVTGHFAAYTYVRPVLERVDGIGAGLIGGLLLAYGGAGIAGNFAAGAAAARAPRRTLLALAAALGAVMMLLLPAGGSLVATSVLLVGWGLAYGGVSVSTQNLLTAAAPTGREAVSALFVGVFNVAIALGALLGGRAVDAFTVTAAPVLGGVLAALAAVVLLLSRDRTLNSTSDSRRKQEPRDATL; via the coding sequence ATGATCAAGAGTCCACAACTCGCCGTACTCACCGTCGCGTTCGCGACCTTCTGCGTCGTCACCACCGAGATGCTGCCGGTCGGCCTGCTCAGCCCGATCGCCGCCGGAATGCGTGTCTCGGACGGCGCGGCGGGGCTGACCGTCACCCTGCCCGGTCTGGTCGCCGCCGTCGCCGCGCCCGTACTCACCGTCGTCACCGGGAAGGCGGACCGGCGCACGGTCCTGTGCGCGCTGACCGCGCTGCTGGCCGCCGCCAATCTGCTCTCCGCCCTCGCGCCGAGCTTCGCCGTGCTGCTCGCCGCCCGGGTGCTCGTCGGGGTCTGCATCGGGGGAGTGTGGGCGATCGCGGCGGGCCTCGCGGTGCGCCTGGTGCCCGAGGAGTCCGCCGGCCGCGCCACCGCCGTGATCTTCAGCGGGATCGCGGTCGCCTCCGTCCTCGGCGTACCGGCCGGGACGCTGATGGGCGAACTGGCCGACTGGCGCGCCGCGTTCGCCGCGACGGGAGTGCTCGCGCTGGTCCTGACCGTGCTGCTGGCCGCCGCCCTGCCGCCACTGCCCGCCGCGGGCCCGGTCCCTCTCGGCGCGGTGACCGGGCTCTTCGCCGAGCCGCGGATACGCGCCGGTCTGCTGGTCGTGCTGCTCCTGGTGACCGGGCACTTCGCCGCGTACACCTATGTCCGCCCCGTCCTGGAGCGGGTGGACGGCATCGGCGCGGGCCTGATCGGCGGACTGCTGCTGGCGTACGGCGGTGCGGGCATCGCGGGCAACTTCGCGGCCGGCGCGGCCGCGGCCCGCGCCCCGCGCCGGACCCTGCTCGCCCTCGCCGCCGCGCTCGGCGCCGTGATGATGCTGCTCCTCCCGGCGGGTGGTTCGCTCGTGGCCACCTCCGTGCTGCTCGTCGGCTGGGGACTGGCGTACGGCGGGGTGTCGGTGAGCACCCAGAATCTGCTGACCGCCGCCGCGCCAACGGGCCGCGAGGCCGTGTCGGCACTGTTCGTCGGGGTCTTCAATGTGGCGATCGCGCTGGGGGCGCTGCTCGGCGGACGGGCGGTGGACGCGTTCACCGTCACCGCGGCGCCGGTGCTCGGCGGCGTACTGGCGGCCCTCGCCGCGGTGGTGCTCCTGCTGTCGCGGGACCGCACGCTGAACTCCACGTCCGATTCCCGCCGGAAACAGGAGCCGCGCGACGCCACGCTGTAG
- a CDS encoding LysR family transcriptional regulator, with the protein MRIRGCGHRDADTEGYGVEIRELECFLVLAEELHFGRAGERMYVSQSRVSQLLRSLEGRIGARLVERTSRRVRLTPLGERFLAGLRPAYDALHSAVEDARAAARGIEGTLGIGFQGTADDRLMRALAAFQEAHPACATALTEIPFCDPFGAVRRGEVDTAIVLLPVAEPDLVLGPVFSEQRQTLAVSVCHRFADRPSLTAGELDREPLITASAPAPAYWIEAHAPTGTPGPSVGTLQEGLTLVAAGRGAMLLCGPTAEYHARRDIAFVPVDGLPDSVLGMVWRRGAETERIRAFAEAVTGATAAADSRGRPTRAPWKDGRKRHEPRR; encoded by the coding sequence ATGCGGATCCGGGGATGCGGACACAGAGATGCGGATACAGAGGGGTACGGAGTGGAGATCCGGGAACTGGAGTGCTTCCTGGTGCTCGCCGAGGAGCTGCACTTCGGCAGGGCGGGCGAGCGGATGTACGTGTCCCAGAGCCGGGTCAGCCAGCTGCTGCGCTCCCTGGAGGGCCGCATCGGCGCGCGGCTCGTCGAGCGCACCAGCCGCCGGGTGCGCCTGACCCCGCTCGGCGAGCGCTTCCTCGCCGGGCTGCGCCCCGCCTACGACGCCCTGCACAGCGCGGTCGAGGACGCGAGGGCGGCGGCCCGCGGCATCGAGGGCACGCTCGGGATCGGCTTCCAGGGCACGGCCGACGACCGGCTGATGCGGGCGCTCGCCGCCTTCCAGGAGGCGCACCCCGCCTGCGCCACCGCGCTCACCGAGATCCCGTTCTGCGACCCCTTCGGGGCGGTGCGGCGCGGTGAGGTGGACACCGCGATCGTGCTGCTGCCGGTCGCCGAGCCCGATCTCGTACTCGGCCCGGTCTTCTCCGAGCAGCGGCAGACCCTCGCCGTCTCGGTATGCCACCGGTTCGCGGACCGCCCGTCCCTGACCGCCGGCGAACTCGACCGGGAGCCCCTCATCACGGCGTCCGCCCCGGCCCCCGCGTACTGGATCGAGGCCCATGCCCCCACGGGCACGCCGGGTCCCTCGGTCGGCACGCTTCAGGAGGGTCTCACCCTGGTCGCCGCCGGCCGTGGCGCGATGCTGCTGTGCGGCCCGACCGCGGAGTACCACGCCCGGCGCGATATCGCCTTTGTCCCGGTCGACGGTCTGCCCGACTCGGTGCTCGGCATGGTCTGGCGGCGGGGCGCGGAGACCGAGCGGATCCGGGCCTTCGCCGAGGCCGTCACGGGGGCGACGGCGGCCGCCGATTCCCGGGGGCGGCCGACCCGTGCCCCATGGAAGGATGGCCGCAAACGTCACGAACCGAGGAGATGA
- the pepN gene encoding aminopeptidase N yields the protein MPGTNLTREEAQQRARLLTVDSYAIDLDLSGAQEGGTYRSVTTVRFASAEDGAETFIDLVAPAVHQVVLNGKPLDVAAVFRDARIALKHLQAGPNELKVVADCAYTNSGEGLHRFVDPVDQQAYLYTQFEVPDARRVFASFEQPDLKATFQFTVKAPSGWTVISNSPTPEPQDDVWVFEPTPRISTYITALIVGPYHAVHSSYEKDGQSVPLGIYCRPSLAEFLDSDAIFEVTRQGFDWFQEKFDYAYPFAKYDQLFVPEFNAGAMENAGAVTIRDQYVFRSKVTDAAYEGRAETILHELAHMWFGDLVTMEWWNDLWLNESFATYTSVACQASVPGSKWPNAWTTFANSEKTWAYRQDQLPSTHPIMAEIRDLDDVLVNFDGITYAKGASVLKQLVAYVGEDAFFTGVQSYFKAHAYGNTRLPDLLGALEETSGRDLTTWSQKWLQTAGINILRPEIELSEDGYVTSFVVRQEAPALPAGAKGEPTLRPHRIAIGCYDLDDRGKLVRTSRIELDVDGELTEVPYPQHTRRPAVVLLNDDDLSYAKVRLDEQSLGIVSAHLGDFTESLPRALCWASAWDMTRDGELAARDYLALVLSGIGKESDIGVVQSLHRQVKLAIDLYAAPGWREAGLTQWTDATLAHLRAAEPGSDHQLAWARAFAATARTPQQLDLLQALLDGTESVEGLAVDTELRWAFVERLAAVGLLDEDEIAAEYERDRTAAGERHAATARAARPTAEAKDEAWASVVESDKLPNAVQESVIAGFVQTDQRELLAPYAEKFFAAVKGVWESRSHEMAQQVAVGLYPSLQVSQATLDATDAWLDSAEPNAALRRLVSESRSGVERALKAQAADAAAA from the coding sequence GTGCCTGGCACGAATCTGACCCGCGAAGAGGCACAGCAGCGGGCCCGTCTGCTGACCGTCGACTCGTACGCGATCGATCTCGACCTGAGCGGGGCACAGGAGGGCGGCACCTACCGGTCCGTGACCACCGTGCGCTTCGCGTCCGCCGAGGACGGCGCGGAGACCTTCATCGATCTGGTGGCCCCGGCCGTGCACCAGGTCGTACTGAACGGCAAGCCGCTGGATGTCGCGGCCGTCTTCCGGGACGCGCGGATCGCACTGAAGCATCTGCAGGCCGGCCCCAACGAGCTGAAGGTCGTCGCGGACTGCGCGTACACCAACAGCGGCGAGGGTCTGCACCGCTTCGTCGACCCGGTGGACCAGCAGGCGTATCTCTACACGCAGTTCGAGGTGCCCGACGCGCGCCGCGTCTTCGCCTCCTTCGAGCAGCCGGACCTGAAGGCGACGTTCCAGTTCACCGTGAAGGCACCGTCCGGCTGGACAGTGATCTCCAACTCGCCGACGCCGGAGCCCCAGGACGACGTCTGGGTCTTCGAGCCGACGCCGCGCATCTCCACGTACATCACGGCGCTGATCGTCGGCCCGTACCACGCGGTCCACAGCAGCTACGAGAAGGACGGCCAGTCCGTCCCGCTCGGTATCTACTGCCGCCCCTCCCTCGCCGAGTTCCTGGACTCCGACGCGATCTTCGAGGTCACCCGGCAGGGCTTCGACTGGTTCCAGGAGAAGTTCGACTACGCCTACCCCTTCGCCAAGTACGACCAGCTCTTCGTGCCGGAGTTCAACGCGGGCGCGATGGAGAACGCGGGCGCGGTGACCATCCGCGACCAGTACGTCTTCCGCTCGAAGGTGACGGACGCGGCCTACGAGGGGCGGGCGGAGACGATCCTGCACGAGCTGGCCCACATGTGGTTCGGCGACCTGGTCACCATGGAGTGGTGGAACGACCTGTGGCTGAACGAGTCGTTCGCCACCTACACCTCGGTGGCCTGCCAGGCGTCCGTGCCCGGTTCGAAGTGGCCCAACGCGTGGACCACGTTCGCGAACTCGGAGAAGACCTGGGCGTACCGGCAGGACCAGCTGCCGTCCACGCACCCGATCATGGCCGAGATCCGCGACCTCGACGACGTCCTGGTGAACTTCGACGGGATCACCTACGCCAAGGGCGCCTCGGTGCTCAAGCAGCTCGTCGCCTACGTCGGCGAGGACGCGTTCTTCACCGGCGTCCAGTCGTACTTCAAGGCCCACGCCTACGGCAACACCCGGCTGCCCGACCTGCTGGGCGCGCTGGAGGAGACGTCCGGCCGTGATCTGACGACCTGGTCGCAGAAGTGGCTCCAGACGGCGGGCATCAACATCCTGCGCCCCGAGATCGAGCTCTCCGAGGACGGGTACGTCACCTCCTTCGTCGTACGGCAGGAGGCCCCGGCCCTGCCCGCCGGCGCCAAGGGCGAGCCGACGCTGCGCCCGCACCGGATCGCGATCGGCTGCTACGACCTGGACGACCGGGGCAAGCTGGTCCGTACGAGCCGGATCGAGCTGGACGTGGACGGCGAGCTGACCGAGGTGCCGTACCCGCAGCACACCCGCCGGCCCGCGGTGGTACTGCTCAACGACGACGACCTGTCGTACGCCAAGGTGCGGCTCGACGAGCAGTCGCTGGGCATCGTCTCCGCACACCTGGGCGACTTCACCGAGTCGCTGCCGCGCGCCCTGTGCTGGGCCTCCGCCTGGGACATGACGCGCGACGGCGAGCTCGCCGCACGCGACTACCTGGCGCTGGTCCTGTCCGGGATCGGCAAGGAGTCGGACATCGGCGTCGTGCAGTCACTGCACCGCCAGGTGAAGCTGGCGATCGACCTGTACGCGGCGCCCGGGTGGCGCGAGGCGGGTCTGACGCAGTGGACGGACGCGACGCTGGCGCATCTGCGGGCGGCCGAGCCGGGCAGCGACCACCAGCTGGCGTGGGCCCGCGCCTTCGCCGCGACCGCCAGGACGCCGCAGCAGCTGGATCTGCTGCAGGCGCTGCTCGACGGGACGGAGTCGGTCGAGGGCCTGGCCGTGGACACCGAGCTGCGGTGGGCTTTCGTGGAGCGGCTGGCCGCGGTCGGCCTGCTCGACGAGGACGAGATCGCGGCGGAGTACGAGCGGGACAGGACGGCGGCGGGCGAGCGCCACGCGGCGACGGCGCGCGCGGCCCGGCCGACCGCCGAGGCGAAGGACGAGGCCTGGGCGTCGGTCGTCGAGTCCGACAAACTCCCCAACGCCGTACAGGAGTCGGTGATCGCGGGCTTCGTGCAGACCGACCAGCGCGAGCTGCTGGCTCCCTACGCGGAGAAGTTCTTCGCGGCGGTCAAGGGCGTGTGGGAGTCCCGCAGCCATGAGATGGCCCAGCAGGTCGCGGTCGGGCTCTACCCCTCCCTCCAGGTCTCGCAGGCCACCCTGGACGCGACGGACGCGTGGCTGGACTCCGCCGAGCCGAACGCGGCGCTGCGACGGCTGGTCTCGGAGTCGCGGTCGGGTGTCGAGCGTGCGCTGAAGGCGCAGGCGGCGGACGCGGCAGCGGCGTAA
- a CDS encoding sensor histidine kinase KdpD: protein MVRQEASTGSPRPVASAVWLLPVAATVAAAATAVSLVSASARTPVVWIGVVAVFAVAVACAEAARRGKLVAELRGRLVEHETVLARQKAETARLAGELLPQVVERLRKGEFPEDVLASLDAPAEHRAVLQSVLDAVVAEEDLRESAQRAFVNIARRVQAIVHQQAQELREMEDRHGRSPDVFGDLLRIDHGTALIGRLADSIAVLGGARPGRQWSKAVPLYSVMRGAMSRIIDYQRVELHSVSEVAVVGTAVEPLIHALAELLDNATRYSPPQTKVHLTAVEVQSGIAVEIEDGGVSMSEEARKRAERMLSKAQQGIDVNDLGETPRLGLAVIGRLAQAYGFQVSLRSSAYGGVRAVLIVPQALITTATSATGLAHGIGASSGPRPTDGVPDGRQPRPAIGPMDDEVPFVTERTMNGLPQRRRKAPATAPAVPAPPAAAAVAEPEPESAPPVQPGMWLAAFQSGVSGETTQTNKGNKQP, encoded by the coding sequence ATGGTTCGACAGGAAGCGTCGACCGGAAGTCCGAGGCCCGTGGCCTCCGCTGTGTGGCTGCTGCCCGTCGCGGCGACCGTCGCTGCCGCGGCGACAGCCGTTTCCCTGGTCTCCGCGTCGGCCCGCACCCCCGTGGTCTGGATCGGCGTCGTGGCCGTCTTCGCGGTGGCCGTGGCCTGCGCCGAGGCGGCCCGCCGGGGCAAGCTCGTCGCGGAGCTGAGGGGCAGGCTCGTGGAGCACGAGACGGTGCTGGCGCGACAGAAGGCCGAGACCGCGCGCCTGGCCGGAGAACTGCTGCCCCAGGTGGTGGAGCGGCTGCGCAAGGGCGAGTTTCCCGAGGACGTGCTCGCCTCGCTCGACGCCCCGGCCGAGCACCGGGCTGTGCTCCAGTCGGTGCTCGACGCCGTCGTCGCCGAGGAGGATCTGCGCGAGTCCGCACAGCGGGCCTTCGTGAACATCGCCCGACGGGTTCAGGCCATCGTTCACCAACAGGCCCAGGAACTGCGGGAGATGGAGGACCGGCACGGCCGGAGCCCGGACGTCTTCGGCGATCTGCTCCGGATCGACCACGGCACCGCGCTGATCGGCCGTCTCGCCGACTCCATCGCCGTGCTCGGCGGTGCGCGGCCCGGCCGCCAGTGGAGCAAGGCCGTACCCCTCTACAGCGTGATGCGCGGCGCCATGTCGCGGATCATCGACTACCAGCGGGTGGAGCTGCACTCGGTCTCCGAGGTCGCGGTCGTGGGCACCGCGGTCGAGCCGCTGATCCACGCGCTCGCCGAGCTGCTCGACAACGCCACCCGCTACTCGCCGCCGCAGACCAAGGTCCATCTGACCGCCGTCGAGGTGCAGTCGGGCATCGCCGTCGAGATCGAGGACGGCGGCGTCAGCATGAGCGAGGAGGCCCGCAAGCGGGCCGAGCGCATGCTCAGCAAGGCTCAGCAGGGCATCGATGTCAACGACCTGGGGGAGACGCCTCGCCTCGGCCTCGCCGTGATCGGCCGGCTGGCGCAGGCGTACGGCTTCCAGGTCTCGCTGCGCTCCTCGGCGTACGGCGGTGTACGCGCCGTCCTCATCGTTCCGCAGGCGCTCATCACCACGGCCACCTCGGCCACCGGCCTCGCGCACGGTATCGGCGCCTCCTCCGGCCCCCGCCCGACCGACGGGGTGCCCGACGGACGGCAGCCGCGGCCGGCCATCGGACCGATGGACGACGAGGTCCCCTTCGTGACCGAACGCACCATGAACGGCCTGCCGCAACGGCGCCGCAAGGCCCCCGCCACCGCGCCGGCCGTCCCGGCTCCACCGGCCGCAGCAGCCGTGGCCGAGCCGGAGCCGGAGTCCGCTCCCCCGGTGCAGCCCGGCATGTGGCTGGCGGCCTTCCAGAGCGGCGTGTCCGGTGAGACCACCCAGACAAACAAGGGGAACAAGCAGCCATGA
- a CDS encoding roadblock/LC7 domain-containing protein yields the protein MIQRQSNQTNMDWMLKDLAEGVPQTRNVVVLSADGLRMAQYGADTDTADRLAAACAGLQSLAGAVASELPHSDGQMRLVVIEMNGGFFYLMAAGSGAYLAVLADEGVDAGLMGHRMRDLVLRIGEHLSTTPRNEGQTA from the coding sequence ATGATTCAGCGGCAGTCCAACCAGACCAACATGGACTGGATGCTCAAGGACCTGGCGGAAGGCGTACCACAGACCAGAAACGTGGTCGTGCTGTCCGCGGACGGGCTGCGCATGGCTCAGTACGGCGCGGACACCGACACCGCCGACCGGCTTGCCGCCGCCTGCGCCGGTCTGCAGAGCCTGGCCGGCGCGGTTGCCTCCGAACTCCCGCACAGCGACGGCCAGATGCGCCTGGTCGTCATCGAGATGAACGGCGGCTTCTTCTATCTGATGGCAGCCGGCTCGGGCGCCTATCTCGCCGTGCTCGCCGACGAGGGGGTCGACGCCGGGCTGATGGGCCACCGGATGCGGGACCTCGTGCTGCGGATCGGCGAACACCTGAGCACAACGCCGCGGAACGAGGGACAGACCGCGTGA
- a CDS encoding DUF742 domain-containing protein, with protein MNNPGGGWEESSPERLYVITGGRSGSSAPTALDLVTLIVARSGPRPGMPPEHAAIVRICHAPLSVAEISAYLSLPVSVVTVLLSDLLADNRVLARAPVPPAQLPDRALIEAVIDGLQKL; from the coding sequence GTGAACAACCCGGGCGGTGGCTGGGAGGAGAGCAGTCCCGAGCGGCTCTACGTCATCACGGGCGGCCGCAGCGGCTCCTCCGCACCCACCGCGCTCGACCTGGTCACGCTGATCGTGGCCAGGTCCGGCCCCCGGCCCGGCATGCCACCGGAACACGCCGCGATCGTACGGATCTGCCATGCACCGCTCTCGGTGGCCGAGATCTCCGCGTATCTGAGCCTGCCGGTGAGCGTTGTCACCGTGCTGCTCAGCGATTTGCTGGCCGACAACCGGGTGCTGGCCCGCGCACCGGTCCCGCCCGCCCAACTCCCCGACCGCGCTTTGATTGAGGCAGTGATCGATGGACTTCAGAAGCTCTGA
- a CDS encoding ATP/GTP-binding protein, whose translation MDFRSSEQAVGPRSEDVLPETAAAAVKVVIVGGFGVGKTTLVGSVSEIRPLTTEETMTQAGVGVDDTQGVERKTSTTVAMDFGRISINEELVLYLFGTPGQERFWFLWRGLFEGALGAVVLVDTRRLEVSFDVIGRLEERGVPFVVALNSFADAPVHPVEEIRAALDLPAEVPIVECDARLRGSSRDVLMALMRYLQSLAVTTEAS comes from the coding sequence ATGGACTTCAGAAGCTCTGAGCAGGCCGTGGGGCCGCGGAGTGAGGACGTGCTGCCCGAGACGGCCGCCGCCGCCGTCAAGGTGGTCATCGTCGGCGGCTTCGGAGTCGGCAAGACGACCCTGGTCGGCTCGGTGAGCGAGATCCGGCCGCTGACCACCGAGGAGACGATGACCCAGGCCGGGGTCGGAGTCGACGACACCCAGGGCGTGGAGCGCAAGACCTCGACGACCGTCGCCATGGACTTCGGCCGGATCAGCATCAACGAGGAACTGGTGCTGTACCTCTTCGGCACCCCGGGCCAGGAGCGCTTCTGGTTCCTGTGGCGCGGTCTGTTCGAGGGCGCGCTGGGCGCGGTGGTGCTGGTCGACACCCGCCGGCTGGAGGTCAGCTTCGATGTCATCGGGCGTCTGGAGGAACGCGGCGTGCCGTTCGTGGTCGCCCTGAACTCCTTCGCGGACGCGCCCGTCCACCCTGTCGAAGAGATCCGCGCCGCCCTCGATCTGCCGGCGGAGGTACCGATCGTCGAGTGCGACGCGCGCCTGCGCGGCTCCAGCCGTGACGTACTGATGGCGCTGATGCGCTATCTCCAGTCCCTCGCCGTGACCACGGAGGCATCGTGA
- a CDS encoding LysR family transcriptional regulator, which yields MTEWDIKKLRILRTLNERGTVTATAEALLMTPSAVSQQLSNLAKQLGVQLLEAHGRRVRLTDAAYLVLRHAEAVFAQLESADAELTGYLRGEAGEVRVGAFSTAVPALVVPAVQHLRTVHPALEVRVREAEAAEAYALLADGEVDLALSLAAHAPTARDPRFSRVPLLTDPLDVALPAGHPMAAVAGLRLADLSGEPWIFGGSGPWSEITLAACEAAGFVPEQAHSAAGWTAILAMVEAGMGVALVPRMAAAERRTGVVMRVLSADQPRRHVVAAVRRGAEEGRAVARVLGALREVAAARSPR from the coding sequence ATGACCGAGTGGGACATCAAGAAGCTCCGGATCCTGCGCACGCTGAACGAGCGCGGGACCGTGACGGCCACGGCCGAGGCGCTGCTGATGACGCCCTCGGCCGTGTCCCAGCAGCTGTCGAATCTGGCCAAGCAGCTCGGCGTGCAACTGCTGGAGGCGCACGGGCGGCGGGTGCGGCTCACCGATGCGGCGTATCTGGTGCTGCGCCACGCCGAGGCGGTATTCGCACAACTGGAGAGCGCGGACGCGGAGTTGACCGGCTATCTGCGGGGCGAAGCCGGGGAGGTGCGGGTCGGTGCGTTCTCCACGGCGGTGCCTGCGCTCGTCGTGCCGGCCGTGCAGCATCTGCGTACGGTCCATCCCGCGCTGGAGGTACGGGTCCGGGAGGCGGAGGCGGCCGAGGCGTACGCGCTGCTCGCCGACGGCGAGGTGGACCTGGCGCTGTCACTGGCGGCGCATGCGCCCACGGCCCGGGATCCGAGGTTCAGCCGGGTCCCGCTGCTCACCGACCCGCTGGATGTCGCCCTGCCTGCCGGGCATCCGATGGCGGCGGTGGCCGGGTTGCGTCTCGCGGACCTGTCGGGGGAGCCGTGGATCTTCGGCGGGAGCGGGCCGTGGTCGGAGATCACGCTCGCGGCATGCGAGGCGGCGGGATTCGTTCCGGAGCAGGCGCACAGCGCGGCAGGCTGGACGGCGATCCTCGCGATGGTGGAGGCGGGCATGGGCGTCGCGCTGGTGCCGCGGATGGCGGCGGCGGAGCGGCGCACGGGCGTGGTGATGCGGGTGCTGAGCGCGGACCAGCCGCGCCGCCATGTGGTGGCGGCGGTCCGCCGGGGGGCCGAGGAGGGGCGGGCGGTGGCCCGGGTGCTGGGGGCGCTGCGGGAGGTGGCAGCGGCGCGGTCCCCCCGGTGA
- a CDS encoding helix-turn-helix transcriptional regulator produces MPDDEGHPAVEEIELGPVLAALADPLRRRVVRELALAPDGTARTCSSFGLPVSKATVTHHFRTLREAGLIRQVDRGNSRMAGLRRADIDGRFPGLLGIVTAEAEHSVGAQRNSPLSRG; encoded by the coding sequence ATGCCCGACGACGAAGGCCACCCGGCCGTCGAGGAGATCGAGCTCGGCCCGGTGCTCGCCGCGCTGGCGGACCCGCTGCGCCGCCGGGTGGTGCGCGAGTTGGCGCTCGCGCCCGACGGCACAGCGCGGACATGCAGCTCGTTCGGGCTGCCGGTATCCAAGGCGACCGTCACACACCACTTCCGCACTCTGCGCGAGGCCGGGCTGATCCGGCAGGTCGACCGAGGCAACAGCAGGATGGCCGGTCTCCGCCGGGCTGACATTGACGGGCGATTCCCCGGGCTCCTGGGCATCGTGACGGCTGAGGCGGAGCACAGCGTCGGGGCACAACGGAACAGCCCCCTCTCACGGGGCTAG
- a CDS encoding putative quinol monooxygenase: MTQPFTLVGTAHPKPERAAELKELLLSFVEPTRQEAGCLEYHFHEDRDEPGVFVFYEAWRSQADLDAHLALPHMQAFWERRMDYLESDLDIRFLTMHSPYRPTAGI; the protein is encoded by the coding sequence ATGACTCAGCCGTTCACGCTCGTCGGCACTGCCCACCCCAAGCCCGAACGGGCCGCAGAGCTGAAGGAGTTGCTGCTGTCTTTCGTCGAGCCGACCCGGCAGGAAGCCGGTTGCCTGGAGTACCACTTCCACGAAGATCGCGACGAGCCAGGGGTCTTCGTCTTCTACGAGGCATGGCGCTCTCAGGCTGATCTCGACGCCCACCTGGCCCTCCCTCATATGCAGGCCTTCTGGGAGCGGCGTATGGACTACCTGGAGTCCGACCTCGACATTCGATTTCTCACCATGCACAGCCCTTACCGGCCGACTGCCGGGATCTGA